One genomic segment of Occultella kanbiaonis includes these proteins:
- a CDS encoding YgaC family protein gives MSTQRPDPGTPMIFQWRKWDGTPHWRHECVYLGSDEWGDWIGQPVGWHSARPGAQFHAEGPNVALLPTGGPAADFALTVNRDHPRGLRIYIDLGWDVRWTGDPLLATGIDMDLDVVRVEGPRGTWVDDRDEWAQHRQQFGYPVDVVTRLEELALDLERRVRAQVPPFDDATPDAWLDRLEALGLHR, from the coding sequence GTGAGCACGCAGCGGCCGGACCCGGGCACCCCGATGATCTTCCAGTGGCGCAAGTGGGACGGCACACCACACTGGCGCCACGAGTGCGTCTACCTCGGCTCCGACGAATGGGGCGACTGGATCGGACAGCCGGTCGGCTGGCACAGCGCGCGCCCCGGTGCGCAGTTCCACGCGGAGGGACCGAACGTCGCGCTCCTGCCCACGGGCGGACCCGCCGCGGACTTCGCGCTCACGGTGAACCGTGACCATCCGCGTGGGCTGCGCATCTACATCGATCTCGGCTGGGACGTGCGCTGGACGGGCGACCCGCTGCTGGCCACGGGCATCGACATGGATCTGGACGTGGTCCGCGTCGAGGGCCCGCGCGGCACCTGGGTCGACGACCGCGACGAGTGGGCCCAGCACCGCCAGCAGTTCGGCTACCCGGTCGACGTCGTCACCCGGCTGGAGGAACTCGCGCTCGACCTGGAGCGGCGCGTGCGCGCACAGGTCCCGCCGTTCGACGATGCCACCCCCGATGCCTGGCTCGACCGACTGGAGGCCCTCGGGCTGCACCGATGA
- a CDS encoding TIGR03086 family metal-binding protein: MIDLTPSTTRLAALIPAVREEQLDAPTPMGTPVLQLMNHLLGLTVAFRDAAAKIEGPTTSTPPAPILDPLPEDWRERLTDQLGHLVLAWRDPAAWDGMTMAGSVRFPAQACGLVALDEVLLHGWDLARATGQEYRPTDAEAEAVLPIVTPDPDPQVAAAEREGMFGPPLSVPTDAPLFDRVLGLAGRDPGWSPPA, translated from the coding sequence ATGATCGATCTCACCCCGAGCACCACCCGCCTGGCCGCACTGATCCCGGCCGTTCGCGAGGAGCAGTTGGACGCGCCGACGCCGATGGGCACACCGGTGCTGCAATTGATGAACCACCTCCTCGGCCTGACCGTGGCCTTCCGGGATGCGGCCGCGAAGATCGAGGGACCCACCACGTCCACCCCGCCCGCCCCGATCCTCGACCCCCTGCCCGAGGACTGGCGCGAGCGGCTCACCGATCAGCTCGGGCACCTCGTCCTGGCCTGGCGGGACCCGGCCGCCTGGGACGGGATGACGATGGCCGGCTCGGTCCGGTTCCCCGCTCAGGCGTGCGGGCTGGTGGCCCTCGACGAGGTGCTGCTGCACGGCTGGGACCTGGCCCGAGCCACCGGTCAGGAGTACCGGCCCACCGACGCGGAGGCGGAGGCGGTGCTGCCGATCGTCACGCCGGACCCGGACCCGCAGGTCGCCGCCGCCGAGCGCGAGGGCATGTTCGGCCCGCCACTGTCCGTCCCTACCGACGCGCCGCTCTTCGACCGCGTGCTCGGCCTCGCCGGTCGCGATCCTGGGTGGTCGCCGCCTGCCTGA
- a CDS encoding DUF1269 domain-containing protein translates to MPVDTFFVYVGVYDSVADAESDYSAVKALHTEVGLIDAYDAAVIERTASGKVKIAKKHETPTRVGGVLGAGVGLATGLVVALFPFAAIGGGLLAATAGGGAVLGAVAGHAAAGMSRSDLKELGEGLDASQAGLVVVAVSDLEGKVEHALKKAQRVEKKELKAEQSAIEKDAQGH, encoded by the coding sequence ATGCCCGTCGACACGTTCTTCGTCTATGTAGGGGTCTACGACAGCGTCGCCGACGCGGAGTCGGACTACAGCGCCGTCAAGGCGCTCCACACCGAGGTCGGGCTGATCGATGCCTACGACGCCGCCGTCATCGAACGCACGGCATCCGGCAAGGTCAAGATCGCGAAGAAGCACGAGACGCCCACGCGCGTCGGCGGGGTGCTGGGTGCTGGCGTCGGGCTGGCGACCGGTCTGGTCGTCGCACTCTTCCCGTTCGCGGCCATCGGCGGTGGACTCCTCGCCGCGACCGCCGGTGGTGGGGCCGTGCTGGGCGCAGTGGCCGGCCACGCTGCCGCCGGCATGAGCCGGAGCGACCTCAAGGAACTGGGCGAGGGGCTCGACGCGAGCCAGGCGGGTCTGGTGGTCGTGGCGGTATCGGACCTGGAGGGCAAGGTCGAGCACGCACTGAAGAAGGCCCAGAGGGTCGAGAAGAAGGAACTGAAGGCGGAGCAGTCGGCCATCGAGAAGGATGCCCAAGGACACTGA
- a CDS encoding aminoglycoside phosphotransferase family protein, producing MTQPDGVAAAVSSLRSMPRFWNREPPLVQWLDELPRLVAQACTAWGLEPDGGARHGSNALAVPVHRGGEQFILRLAPPGDDVAAEVRALTFWDGRGTVRLFEADLPRRITLLERLSDVSLDSVPLDEAATVMGELMRRLAVPAPPDVPGTDEIARHRATELPGEWDRLGRVVGEHFLRAALAAAEVCGQTEASTAVDGDLHGAQVHRATREPWLVFDPGLLRGDACYDLARVLWTRVDEMDDAAAMHRHADRVIAAAGLEVERAHAWIVYRSFDYLLWGLAHGLTEDPPRCVRLLEAFARA from the coding sequence ATGACGCAACCCGACGGCGTCGCCGCCGCGGTCTCCTCGCTGCGGTCGATGCCGCGGTTCTGGAACCGCGAGCCACCGCTGGTGCAGTGGCTGGACGAGTTGCCACGTCTGGTCGCGCAGGCGTGCACGGCGTGGGGTCTGGAGCCCGACGGCGGTGCTCGCCACGGGTCGAACGCGCTCGCCGTGCCGGTGCACCGGGGCGGCGAGCAGTTCATCCTTCGGCTCGCCCCGCCGGGTGACGACGTGGCCGCCGAGGTCCGGGCGCTGACGTTCTGGGACGGGCGCGGCACGGTCCGCCTGTTCGAGGCGGACCTGCCGCGCCGGATCACGCTCCTGGAACGGCTCAGCGACGTCTCGCTGGACTCCGTGCCCCTGGACGAGGCGGCCACCGTGATGGGCGAACTCATGCGCCGGCTCGCGGTCCCGGCGCCGCCGGACGTGCCGGGCACGGACGAGATCGCGCGGCACCGGGCGACCGAGCTCCCCGGCGAGTGGGACCGGCTCGGCCGAGTCGTCGGCGAGCACTTCCTGCGCGCGGCGCTCGCCGCCGCCGAGGTGTGCGGGCAGACCGAGGCGAGCACCGCCGTCGACGGCGACCTGCACGGCGCGCAGGTGCACCGCGCCACCCGGGAGCCGTGGCTCGTGTTCGACCCGGGGCTGCTACGCGGGGATGCCTGCTACGACCTGGCCCGGGTGCTCTGGACGCGGGTGGACGAGATGGACGACGCGGCCGCGATGCACCGGCACGCCGACCGGGTCATCGCCGCCGCCGGGCTCGAGGTCGAGCGCGCACACGCGTGGATCGTGTACCGGTCCTTCGACTACCTGCTCTGGGGCCTCGCGCACGGGCTCACCGAGGACCCGCCGCGCTGCGTGCGGCTGCTGGAGGCGTTCGCCCGGGCGTGA
- a CDS encoding VOC family protein — MAAQWHSVVVDCFDPQSLSRWWAEVLDWRIAYESEDEVVLVPPGALEESRRMQDLPYVERGPVLLFGRSSDVKTTKNRLHLDLAPGEAPGSRDAEVERLITLGATAVDIGQKDVPWVVLADPEGNEFCVLSERPAAAT; from the coding sequence ATGGCTGCTCAGTGGCACAGCGTGGTGGTGGACTGCTTCGACCCGCAGTCGCTGTCGCGGTGGTGGGCCGAGGTGCTCGACTGGCGGATCGCCTACGAGTCCGAGGACGAGGTGGTTCTGGTGCCGCCGGGCGCCCTCGAGGAGTCACGGAGGATGCAGGACCTCCCGTATGTCGAGCGCGGTCCGGTGCTCCTATTCGGCAGGAGCTCCGACGTGAAGACCACGAAGAACCGCCTGCACCTGGATCTCGCCCCGGGCGAGGCCCCGGGGTCGCGGGACGCGGAGGTGGAGCGGTTGATCACGCTCGGCGCGACCGCGGTGGACATCGGGCAGAAGGACGTCCCGTGGGTGGTTCTCGCAGATCCGGAGGGCAACGAGTTCTGCGTGCTCAGTGAACGTCCCGCGGCCGCGACCTAG
- a CDS encoding VOC family protein, with the protein MTSRLSHTSVDSRDAYAQAAFWAQVLGYTGDPDDPDEPGDEECLIVSPDGRTKILFIEVPEGKSAKNRLHFDLAPTDLTRDDEVARLLQLGATVVADRRVADGTGWFTLADPEGNEFCVLRGDLERPDPWAHLIRD; encoded by the coding sequence ATGACCTCACGTCTGTCCCACACCAGTGTCGACTCCCGCGACGCGTACGCACAGGCAGCGTTCTGGGCCCAGGTCCTCGGCTACACGGGGGACCCCGACGACCCGGACGAGCCCGGTGACGAGGAGTGCCTGATCGTCTCGCCCGATGGCCGCACCAAGATCCTGTTCATCGAGGTCCCCGAGGGTAAGAGTGCCAAGAACCGCCTGCACTTCGACCTCGCCCCGACCGATCTGACCCGTGACGACGAGGTCGCCAGGCTCCTCCAGCTCGGCGCCACCGTGGTCGCGGACCGGCGCGTCGCCGACGGCACGGGCTGGTTCACCCTGGCCGATCCGGAGGGCAACGAGTTCTGCGTGCTTCGCGGCGATCTCGAACGCCCCGACCCGTGGGCGCACCTCATCCGCGACTGA
- a CDS encoding TetR/AcrR family transcriptional regulator translates to MSDTTGSRERLVAAARDLYASQGVGATSPRQVLAASGVGQGSLYHHFPAKHDLALAAISATVADSLSAAAGELRGERPALDRLRAYLERPRDTANGCRIGRLTSDQAVMSDDALAAEVGFYFSGLVERLTEVFVEAGLPDGAASDRAYAALAIVQGGYVLARALADPTAMQRAVRGFVSMLTPALEETQ, encoded by the coding sequence GTGTCCGATACCACCGGGAGCCGCGAACGCCTCGTGGCCGCTGCCCGCGACCTCTACGCGAGCCAGGGCGTCGGCGCGACCAGTCCCCGCCAGGTCCTCGCGGCCAGCGGCGTCGGTCAGGGCAGCCTCTATCACCACTTCCCGGCCAAGCACGATCTCGCCCTGGCCGCGATCTCGGCCACGGTCGCCGACTCGCTGTCCGCCGCTGCCGGCGAGCTCCGCGGCGAACGGCCGGCCCTGGACCGGCTGCGCGCCTACCTCGAACGCCCCCGGGACACGGCGAACGGGTGCCGGATCGGCCGGCTCACCAGCGACCAGGCCGTGATGTCCGACGACGCCCTGGCCGCCGAGGTCGGGTTCTACTTCTCCGGGTTGGTCGAGCGCCTCACCGAGGTCTTCGTCGAGGCAGGACTGCCCGACGGCGCAGCCTCCGATCGCGCGTACGCCGCCCTGGCCATCGTGCAGGGCGGGTACGTGCTCGCGCGGGCGCTCGCCGACCCGACCGCCATGCAACGCGCCGTGCGCGGCTTCGTGTCCATGTTGACGCCCGCCCTCGAGGAGACGCAGTGA
- a CDS encoding maleylpyruvate isomerase family mycothiol-dependent enzyme, with product MTDTSQDPHGQAVLAATEGGEALTRVINALATMDDQAVRAPSALPDWTRGHLLAHLDGVGNAFARQLEFAARGELIEVYEGGRPGRNARIEQLSGRSPAEHLAGLESLRDRLAAAWPAPGSPDWDASVTYYDGTAVDVALAWWREAGIHQVDLVAGIGVESWSVALCEHLLDFLGVRLPEGDAVVLNADDEGLRYAIGTGLDELDVELGGVGEGDEAAVEVTGGLREITSWLAGRTPAVAPLATRAGAAVALPELGPWPTPPAPEPPRG from the coding sequence ATGACCGACACCTCGCAGGACCCCCACGGGCAGGCCGTGCTCGCAGCGACCGAGGGCGGCGAAGCGCTCACCCGGGTGATCAATGCCCTGGCGACCATGGATGACCAGGCCGTGCGGGCGCCGTCGGCGCTACCGGACTGGACCCGCGGGCACCTGCTCGCGCACCTCGACGGCGTCGGCAACGCGTTCGCCCGCCAGCTCGAGTTCGCCGCACGCGGTGAGCTGATCGAGGTGTACGAGGGCGGCCGGCCGGGTCGCAACGCACGCATCGAGCAGCTCTCGGGGCGCTCCCCCGCCGAGCACCTGGCCGGGCTGGAGTCGCTGCGCGACCGGTTGGCGGCCGCGTGGCCGGCGCCGGGATCGCCGGACTGGGACGCGTCCGTCACCTACTACGACGGCACCGCCGTGGACGTCGCGCTCGCCTGGTGGCGCGAGGCCGGGATCCATCAGGTGGACCTGGTCGCCGGGATCGGCGTCGAGTCCTGGTCGGTCGCCCTGTGCGAGCACCTCCTGGACTTCCTGGGCGTGCGCCTGCCGGAGGGGGACGCGGTTGTCCTGAACGCCGATGATGAGGGGCTGCGGTACGCCATCGGTACCGGGCTCGACGAGTTGGACGTCGAGCTCGGCGGCGTGGGCGAAGGGGACGAGGCGGCGGTCGAGGTGACCGGAGGGCTGCGTGAGATCACGTCCTGGCTCGCCGGCCGAACCCCCGCCGTGGCGCCGCTCGCGACCAGGGCGGGCGCCGCCGTCGCCCTGCCGGAGCTCGGGCCTTGGCCCACGCCGCCCGCGCCGGAGCCGCCGCGTGGGTGA
- a CDS encoding dodecin family protein, translating into MAASVARVTTITARSDTSFDDAVKAGVERSAKTLRNVSGAWVKDQKVELTDGVATAWQVVLEVTFVLDD; encoded by the coding sequence ATGGCCGCATCTGTCGCACGGGTCACCACGATCACCGCCCGCTCGGACACCAGCTTCGACGACGCGGTGAAGGCAGGCGTGGAGCGCTCCGCGAAGACGCTGCGCAACGTCTCCGGCGCCTGGGTCAAGGACCAGAAGGTCGAGCTCACCGACGGTGTCGCGACGGCATGGCAGGTCGTGCTCGAGGTGACCTTCGTCCTCGACGACTGA
- a CDS encoding prolyl oligopeptidase family serine peptidase → MSHEDPYAWLEDVEGEQQLDWVRARNSEQAATLAGTPEFAAMKARTLGILDSEEKIPDVSKIGDFYYNFWRDAEHERGLWRRTTLASYRTAEPAWETVLDLDALNEAEGENWVWHGASVLRGDEEYRLAIIDLSRGGADADVSREFDLQTMSFVEGGFFRPESKGGTSWIDADTLFVFTDFGEGTMTPSGYPRIAKRWHRGTPLEAAETVYEGAEQDMYIAAYHDSTPGFERDIVSRSIAFYNSELYLLGAGGELTRIDVPNSAEPDIKREWLTVELREEWTPADVTYPAGALLAIRLEEFLAGSRDLQVLYTPTETSSLASATWTRSHLVLNILEDVKNRLEVLTPTAHGTFERSAFVGAAQVGTVAVGAVDSRLSDAVWLYATDFLSPTTLSIAEIGSAPEPLKSMPVFFDAAGLVAEQHFVTSDDGTRVPYFLIHREDLAFDGTAPTLLYGYGGFEISLTPTYSGVLGSAWLEQGGVYALANIRGGGEYGPRWHQLALKENRHRAYEDMAAVAKDLVERGITASAHLGVQGGSNGGLLTGNMLTQYPDLFGAVVIQVPLLDMKRYSHLLAGASWMAEYGDPDDPAQWEYIQHFSPYHLFDADADYPPVLFTTSTRDDRVHPGHARKMAAQMIAAGKNVTYYENIEGGHGGAATNGQQAHMQTLAYRFLSERLI, encoded by the coding sequence GTGAGCCACGAGGACCCGTACGCCTGGCTGGAGGACGTCGAGGGCGAGCAGCAACTCGACTGGGTCCGCGCCCGCAACTCCGAGCAGGCCGCCACCCTGGCCGGCACGCCCGAGTTCGCTGCCATGAAGGCACGCACGCTCGGGATCCTTGACTCCGAGGAGAAGATCCCGGACGTCTCCAAGATCGGGGACTTCTACTACAACTTCTGGAGGGACGCCGAGCACGAGCGCGGCCTGTGGCGGCGCACCACGCTGGCGTCCTACCGCACCGCCGAGCCGGCGTGGGAGACGGTCCTCGACCTGGACGCACTCAACGAGGCCGAGGGCGAGAACTGGGTCTGGCACGGCGCGAGCGTGCTCCGTGGCGACGAGGAGTACCGGCTCGCGATCATCGACCTGTCCCGCGGCGGCGCGGACGCCGACGTCTCCCGCGAGTTCGATCTGCAGACGATGTCCTTCGTGGAGGGCGGTTTCTTCCGCCCCGAGTCCAAGGGCGGGACGTCCTGGATCGACGCGGACACCCTGTTCGTGTTCACCGACTTCGGCGAGGGCACGATGACCCCGTCGGGCTACCCGCGGATCGCCAAGCGCTGGCACCGCGGCACCCCGCTCGAGGCGGCCGAGACCGTGTACGAGGGCGCCGAACAGGACATGTACATCGCCGCGTATCACGACTCCACGCCAGGGTTCGAGCGGGACATCGTGAGCCGTTCCATCGCGTTCTACAACAGCGAGCTGTACCTGCTCGGCGCGGGCGGCGAGCTCACCCGCATCGACGTGCCGAACTCCGCCGAGCCGGACATCAAGCGCGAGTGGCTGACCGTGGAGCTGCGCGAGGAGTGGACGCCCGCGGACGTCACCTACCCGGCCGGTGCCCTGCTCGCGATCCGGCTCGAGGAGTTCCTCGCCGGCTCGCGCGACCTGCAGGTGCTCTACACGCCCACCGAGACGAGTTCCCTCGCCTCGGCCACGTGGACCCGTTCGCACCTCGTGCTGAACATCCTCGAGGACGTCAAGAACCGCCTCGAGGTGCTGACGCCGACGGCGCACGGCACCTTCGAGCGGTCCGCGTTCGTGGGTGCGGCCCAGGTGGGCACGGTCGCCGTCGGCGCCGTCGACTCGCGGCTCTCGGACGCCGTCTGGCTGTACGCGACCGACTTCCTGTCCCCCACCACCCTGTCGATCGCGGAGATCGGCTCGGCGCCGGAGCCGCTGAAGTCGATGCCGGTCTTCTTCGACGCCGCCGGCCTCGTCGCCGAACAGCACTTCGTCACCTCCGACGACGGAACCCGGGTCCCGTACTTCCTCATCCACCGCGAGGACCTCGCCTTCGACGGCACCGCGCCCACCCTGCTGTACGGGTACGGCGGGTTCGAGATCTCGCTGACCCCCACCTACTCCGGGGTGCTCGGCAGCGCCTGGCTCGAGCAGGGCGGCGTCTATGCCCTCGCGAACATCCGCGGCGGCGGCGAGTACGGCCCGCGCTGGCACCAGCTCGCGCTGAAGGAGAACCGGCACCGGGCGTACGAGGACATGGCGGCCGTCGCCAAGGACCTCGTGGAGCGCGGCATCACCGCGAGCGCGCACCTGGGGGTGCAGGGCGGTTCGAACGGTGGGCTGCTCACCGGGAACATGCTCACCCAGTACCCGGACCTGTTCGGGGCCGTGGTGATCCAGGTGCCGCTGCTGGACATGAAGCGCTACTCGCACCTGCTCGCCGGCGCGTCCTGGATGGCCGAGTACGGCGACCCGGACGATCCGGCACAGTGGGAGTACATCCAGCACTTCTCGCCCTATCACCTGTTCGACGCCGACGCCGACTACCCGCCGGTCCTGTTCACCACGTCCACGCGGGACGACCGGGTGCACCCCGGGCACGCGCGGAAGATGGCAGCGCAGATGATCGCGGCCGGCAAGAACGTGACCTACTACGAGAACATCGAGGGCGGCCACGGCGGGGCGGCCACGAACGGGCAGCAGGCGCACATGCAGACCCTCGCGTACCGGTTCCTGTCCGAACGGCTCATCTGA
- a CDS encoding MmcQ/YjbR family DNA-binding protein, whose protein sequence is MTRTGAWAQAAQWCHGVCLDLPSATLDHPFGPDSDVLRVHGRMFALVMGVPHISEHLLVNLKADPVEVPLLIGTHDYVLPAWHMNKKHWISVALGPDADRNLVAGLIEDSYDTVVSKLPAPARQSLNWARDRA, encoded by the coding sequence ATGACCAGGACCGGCGCGTGGGCGCAGGCGGCCCAGTGGTGCCACGGAGTCTGCCTCGACCTGCCGTCGGCGACGCTCGACCACCCGTTCGGGCCGGACTCGGACGTGCTGCGCGTGCACGGCAGGATGTTCGCGCTGGTCATGGGTGTCCCGCACATCAGCGAGCACCTGCTGGTCAACCTCAAGGCCGATCCGGTCGAGGTGCCGTTGCTGATCGGCACCCACGACTACGTGCTCCCGGCCTGGCACATGAACAAGAAGCACTGGATCAGCGTCGCCCTCGGGCCGGATGCGGACCGGAACCTGGTGGCCGGGCTCATCGAGGACTCCTACGACACCGTGGTCTCCAAGCTGCCGGCTCCGGCCCGGCAGTCCCTGAACTGGGCCCGCGACCGCGCGTGA
- the thpD gene encoding ectoine hydroxylase: MTAADVQNRIDAYPTRNNGEVKVIPRAAPVVWGTAATGPMDASTLEGFDARGYLSIDQLVGADEVAEFHRELERLSNDPEVRADERCVIESSSQEVRSVFDVHRISPVFARIANDPRVVDRARQLLGSEVYIHQSRVNFKPGFEGKEFMWHSDFETWHAEDGMPRMRAVSISISMTDNHSYNGPLMIMPGSHREYISCDGATPEDNYRKSLVMQGAGTPSKEVLRDFYDRYGIDVLEGAAGGAVMFDSNCMHASNGNVTPTPRSNVFIVYNSVENTLEEPFSAPRPRPEFAGSTDFTPVGRV; this comes from the coding sequence ATGACTGCCGCAGACGTGCAGAACAGAATCGACGCCTACCCCACCCGGAACAACGGTGAGGTCAAGGTCATACCCCGAGCGGCTCCGGTGGTCTGGGGGACGGCCGCCACGGGTCCGATGGACGCCTCGACCCTCGAGGGTTTCGACGCCAGGGGTTACCTCTCGATCGACCAGCTGGTCGGTGCCGACGAGGTCGCCGAGTTCCATCGCGAGCTGGAGCGGCTCTCGAACGACCCCGAGGTCCGAGCCGACGAGCGGTGCGTCATCGAGTCGAGCAGCCAGGAGGTTCGTTCGGTCTTCGACGTCCACCGGATCAGCCCGGTGTTCGCCAGGATCGCCAACGATCCCCGGGTGGTGGACCGGGCCCGCCAGTTGCTGGGCTCGGAGGTCTACATCCACCAGTCGCGCGTGAACTTCAAGCCGGGTTTCGAGGGCAAGGAGTTCATGTGGCACTCGGACTTCGAGACCTGGCACGCCGAGGACGGCATGCCGCGGATGCGGGCGGTGAGCATCTCGATCTCGATGACCGACAACCACTCCTACAACGGCCCGCTGATGATCATGCCCGGCTCGCACCGGGAGTACATCTCCTGCGACGGAGCCACCCCGGAGGACAACTACCGCAAGTCTCTGGTCATGCAGGGCGCGGGGACTCCGAGCAAGGAGGTCCTGCGGGACTTCTACGACCGCTACGGGATCGACGTGCTCGAGGGTGCGGCCGGCGGAGCGGTGATGTTCGACAGCAACTGCATGCACGCCTCCAACGGCAATGTCACGCCCACGCCGCGCTCGAACGTGTTCATCGTCTACAACTCGGTGGAGAACACGCTCGAGGAGCCGTTCTCCGCGCCGAGGCCCCGACCGGAGTTCGCCGGCTCGACCGACTTCACGCCGGTCGGCCGGGTGTAG
- a CDS encoding pyridoxine/pyridoxamine 5'-phosphate oxidase, whose protein sequence is MTADPTDLRTWLRGLPSFERDRLPPFDPEDAPADPADLFLTWLRDAVDVGSAAPHAMNLATADASGAVTARTLILKDLDARGWHFATGSHSPKAAALAQNPNAAMTSFWPALGRQVRLTGTVHDLGEEAGAADFLARPPGSRAAALVGRQSEPLAGRQEYWDAYAAALARVEADVDGVLVAPEWRVYALAPHTVEFWAATPDAGQIRLRYRRSADGPSADQAWTKGLIWP, encoded by the coding sequence GTGACCGCCGACCCGACCGACCTGCGCACCTGGCTGCGCGGCCTGCCCAGCTTCGAACGCGACCGGCTGCCGCCCTTCGACCCCGAGGACGCCCCGGCGGACCCGGCTGACCTGTTCCTGACCTGGCTCCGCGACGCCGTCGACGTCGGCTCCGCGGCGCCGCACGCGATGAACCTCGCCACCGCGGACGCCTCCGGTGCCGTCACCGCACGGACGCTGATCCTCAAGGACCTGGACGCCCGCGGCTGGCACTTCGCCACCGGTTCGCACAGCCCGAAGGCCGCCGCGCTCGCGCAGAACCCGAACGCCGCGATGACGTCCTTCTGGCCGGCGCTCGGACGTCAGGTCCGGCTCACCGGGACCGTCCACGACCTCGGTGAGGAGGCCGGCGCGGCGGACTTCCTGGCCCGGCCGCCGGGTTCGCGAGCCGCCGCGCTGGTTGGCCGGCAGAGCGAACCGCTGGCCGGCCGCCAGGAGTACTGGGACGCCTACGCGGCGGCACTGGCCCGGGTCGAGGCGGACGTCGACGGCGTCCTGGTCGCCCCCGAGTGGCGTGTCTACGCACTGGCGCCGCACACCGTCGAGTTCTGGGCGGCCACGCCCGACGCCGGTCAGATCCGGCTGCGCTACCGACGATCCGCGGACGGACCCTCCGCCGACCAGGCGTGGACGAAAGGACTGATCTGGCCATGA
- a CDS encoding YciI family protein encodes MKYVILIHSNPQPWGHPTGDFIAENQALPAAQREQQNAEFEAVLTEMQESGELVTGEALGDPSTSRLFRWNAGTPVVTDGPYSEFKEHLAGFFLIDVADQARAEEITSKFSGPGETVELRPAMWPGGDDQ; translated from the coding sequence GTGAAGTACGTCATCCTGATCCACTCGAACCCGCAGCCGTGGGGTCACCCGACCGGTGACTTCATCGCCGAGAACCAGGCCCTGCCGGCCGCTCAGCGCGAGCAGCAGAACGCCGAGTTCGAGGCCGTGCTCACCGAGATGCAGGAGTCCGGCGAACTCGTCACCGGCGAGGCGCTGGGGGACCCGAGCACGTCCCGCCTGTTCCGGTGGAACGCGGGGACCCCGGTCGTCACCGACGGCCCGTACTCGGAGTTCAAGGAACACCTCGCCGGTTTCTTCCTGATCGACGTGGCGGACCAGGCCCGGGCCGAGGAGATCACCTCGAAGTTCTCCGGACCAGGCGAGACCGTCGAGCTGCGGCCCGCGATGTGGCCCGGCGGTGACGATCAGTGA
- a CDS encoding NAD(P)H-dependent oxidoreductase translates to MNVLWVLAHPEQRSLAGALHADGVATLRAAGHAVEVDDLYAMKWKAVLDAEDYPEVEPGSVLEASGEAYARGRLSPDILAEHEKIARADTIVLQFPLWWFGMPAILKGWFDRVFVRGYAYDMPDPDRPGHTMRYGRGHLAGKRALVVVTTGAGTEAFGPRGIHGDLDEVLFPLLHGTLWYAGISALPPVAIHGTSAYGESDHAAAVELLRTRLGELGATEPIPYRFQGPEDYDRDLALHPGLAPGRTGLGVHRR, encoded by the coding sequence ATGAACGTGCTGTGGGTACTCGCCCATCCCGAACAACGCTCGCTCGCGGGTGCGCTCCACGCCGACGGCGTGGCCACGCTCCGGGCCGCCGGCCATGCCGTGGAGGTGGACGACCTGTACGCGATGAAGTGGAAGGCGGTCCTCGACGCCGAGGACTACCCGGAGGTCGAGCCGGGGTCGGTGCTGGAGGCGTCCGGGGAGGCCTACGCGCGGGGACGGCTCAGCCCGGACATCCTCGCCGAGCACGAGAAGATCGCACGGGCGGACACGATCGTGCTGCAGTTCCCGCTCTGGTGGTTCGGCATGCCCGCGATCCTGAAGGGCTGGTTCGACCGGGTATTCGTGCGTGGCTACGCCTACGACATGCCCGACCCCGACCGGCCCGGGCACACGATGCGCTACGGCCGCGGGCACCTGGCCGGCAAGCGGGCGCTCGTGGTCGTGACCACCGGTGCGGGGACGGAGGCGTTCGGGCCGCGCGGCATCCATGGCGACCTCGACGAAGTGCTCTTCCCGCTGCTGCACGGCACCCTCTGGTACGCCGGGATCTCGGCGCTGCCGCCCGTCGCGATCCACGGCACGTCGGCCTACGGCGAGTCCGACCACGCCGCCGCTGTCGAGCTCCTGCGCACCAGGCTCGGCGAGCTCGGCGCGACCGAACCGATCCCGTACCGGTTCCAGGGCCCCGAGGACTACGACCGCGACCTCGCACTGCACCCCGGGCTCGCCCCCGGCCGGACCGGGCTGGGTGTCCATCGCCGCTGA